A window from Balearica regulorum gibbericeps isolate bBalReg1 chromosome 1, bBalReg1.pri, whole genome shotgun sequence encodes these proteins:
- the LOC142601002 gene encoding uncharacterized protein LOC142601002, translating to MLHSVFNLNQSTCDQTELTKSVPIGIGKQKYLNSLQKKPISNRDEIKHQTNHSITDGNEIDEEADKQTCIMHDEGREATADASTEVSPGQNPEDSEKCKDTHIARDGLKNKNITEADEENCIEKENITQPENGKLHEEFEEERKQEILKQSNVDESVEEPYSDRMSCNQSDPGEPSNQADDYEAEKINVNNEMNQHTAEDKHQTYQSDTEGVETTPEFCEMPKV from the coding sequence atgcttcATTCTGTCTTCAATTTGAATCAGAGTACATGTGACCAAACTGAACTAACCAAGTCTGTTCCTATCGGTATTGGTAAACAAAAGTATTTGAATTCCCTTCAAAAGAAACCTATTTCAAATAGAGATGAAATCAAACATCAGACTAATCACAGCATTACTGATGGCAATGAAATAGATGAGGAAGCAGACAAGCAAACATGCATCATGCATGATGAAGGCCGTGAGGCTACTGCAGATGCAAGCACGGAAGTGTCTCCTGGACAGAATCCTGAAGATAGTGAGAAATGCAAGGACACACATATTGCTAGGGATggattgaaaaacaaaaatataactgAAGCTGATGAGGAGAACtgcattgaaaaagaaaatataacccagcctgaaaatggaaaacttcaTGAGGAATTtgaagaggagaggaagcaaGAAATACTCAAGCAATCAAATGTTGATGAAAGTGTAGAAGAGCCTTATAGTGACAGAATGAGCTGCAATCAGTCTGATCCAGGGGAACCTTCTAATCAAGCTGATGActatgaagcagaaaaaataaatgtgaataaTGAAATGAATCAACACACTGCAGAGGACAAACATCAGACTTACCAAAGTGATACAGAGGGGGTTGAAACAACCCCAGAATTTTGTGAAATGCCTAAGGTTTGA